The following are from one region of the Populus trichocarpa isolate Nisqually-1 chromosome 8, P.trichocarpa_v4.1, whole genome shotgun sequence genome:
- the LOC18101538 gene encoding protein indeterminate-domain 5, chloroplastic, which translates to MAASSSVPFFGIREEDQNQMKQQHSSTPTSSSAQAPPPPKKKRNQPGTPNPDAEVIALSPKTLMATNRFICEVCNKGFQREQNLQLHRRGHNLPWKLKQKTTKEVRRKVYLCPEPTCVHHDPSRALGDLTGIKKHYSRKHGEKKWKCEKCSKRYAVQSDWKAHSKTCGTREYRCDCGTLFSRRDSFITHRAFCDALAQESARNPPPNLNTIGSHLYGSSNMTLGLSRVGTQISSLQDHSNQSTDVLRFGGGVRTGQFDHLLPPSIGSSSFRPPQQMPSSAFFMQETSQNYHDENQSQQELLQNKPFHHGLMQFADIHNNTSNPPSAGNLFNLSFLSNSSTTNSNNANNSNSNLPTSGLLISDHFNNQNGVGGGSEGTNNFSNNVRGNQMTSGVPSLFSSSVQNDNMVSHMSATALLQKAAQMGSTSSNNSASLLRSFGSSSSSGTKSDRALVGGNFGGMLSDNENNLHELMNSFAPGNPSIFGSGHAQENPYGGYTANRTSLEQEKQHHGPNFGNINMDEAKLHQGLNASNIGGSDRLTRDFLGVGPQIVRSMSGSSGFSQREKQQQQQLQHQHHGMDMGDSSLDLERHNTNISAAPTSQSFGGNGSFQ; encoded by the exons ATGGCTGCTTCTTCATCCGTGCCTTTCTTTGGAATTAGGGAAGAGGATCAAAACCAGATGAAACAACAGCATTCCTCAACCCCAACTTCATCTTCAGCCCAGGCTCCGCCGCcaccaaagaaaaagagaaaccaACCTGGAACACCAA ATCCAGACGCAGAGGTGATAGCACTATCTCCCAAGACCCTAATGGCAACAAACAGGTTCATATGTGAGGTATGCAACAAAGGGTTCCAAAGGGAGCAAAACCTACAGCTCCACAGAAGAGGACACAACCTACCTTGGAAGCTAAAGCAGAAGACTACAAAAGAAGTGAGGAGGAAGGTTTATCTGTGTCCCGAGCCCACATGCGTCCACCATGACCCTTCTAGAGCTCTTGGTGACCTTActggaataaaaaaacactactcCAGGAAACACGGTGAGAAGAAATGGAAGTGTGAGAAGTGCTCAAAAAGATACGCTGTTCAATCTGATTGGAAAGCCCATTCTAAGACTTGTGGCACTAGAGAATACAGATGTGACTGTGGTACTCTCTTCTCAAG ACGTGACAGCTTTATCACTCACAGGGCATTCTGTGACGCATTGGCTCAAGAAAGTGCAAGAAACCCTCCTCCCAACTTGAACACAATTGGGAGTCATTTGTATGGAAGTAGCAACATGACCTTAGGCTTATCTCGAGTAGGTACTCAAATTTCTTCATTACAAGACCACAGTAACCAGTCTACTGACGTCTTACGATTTGGTGGTGGTGTCCGGACTGGACAATTTGATCATCTTCTCCCTCCATCAATTGGATCATCTTCATTTCGACCTCCACAGCAAATGCCTTCATCTGCCTTCTTCATGCAAGAAACAAGCCAGAATTATCATGATGAAAACCAATCTCAGCAAGAGTTGTTGCAAAATAAGCCATTTCATCATGGACTGATGCAATTTGCTGATATTCACAACAACACAAGCAACCCTCCCTCTGCTGGCAATCTATTCAACCTTAGCTTTCTTTCCAATAGTAGCACCACAAACAGTAACAACGCAAACAATTCCAACAGCAACTTACCAACTTCAGGATTGCTAATATCCGATCATTTCAATAACCAAAATGGTGTTGGTGGTGGGAGTGAAGGGACTAATAACTTCTCAAACAATGTAAGGGGTAATCAAATGACCTCTGGTGTTCCTTCTCTCTTTAGTTCTTCGGTTCAGAATGATAACATGGTCTCTCACATGTCTGCTACTGCGCTGCTTCAAAAGGCTGCTCAAATGGGTTCCACTTCAAGCAACAATAGTGCCTCATTGCTAAGAAGTTTTGGTAGCTCTTCTTCAAGTGGAACCAAATCAGATAGGGCGCTAGTTGGTGGGAACTTTGGTGGCATGCTCAGCGACAACGAGAATAATCTTCATGAACTAATGAACTCATTTGCTCCTGGGAATCCCTCCATTTTTGGTTCTGGACATGCACAAGAAAACCCCTACGGTGGATATACTGCAAATAGGACTAGTCTGGAGCAAGAAAAGCAACACCATGGCCCAAATTTTGGCAATATTAATATGGATGAAGCAAAGTTGCACCAAGGTCTCAATGCAAGCAATATCGGTGGATCTGATAGACTGACAAGAGACTTTCTTGGTGTTGGTCCTCAAATAGTGAGAAGCATGAGTGGATCATCAGGGTTTTCACAAAGAgaaaaacagcagcagcagcagctacaACATCAGCATCATGGCATGGATATGGGTGACTCCTCCTTGGATTTAGAGAGGCACAATACTAATATTTCTGCGGCGCCGACAAGCCAATCTTTCGGAGGAAATGGGAGTTttcagtga
- the LOC18101539 gene encoding protein indeterminate-domain 5, chloroplastic isoform X1: MAAASSSATFFGRAREENENQMIQQRSSTTTSSTVPTTEPPKKRRNQPGTPNPDAEVIALSPKTLMATNRFICEVCNKGFQREQNLQLHRRGHNLPWKLKQKTTKEVRRKVYLCPEPTCVHHDPSRALGDLTGIKKHYSRKHGEKKWKCEKCSKRYAVQSDWKAHSKTCGTREYRCDCGTLFSRRDSFITHRAFCDALAQESARHPTSLNTIGTNLYGNNHMSLGLSQVGSQISQLQVHHPSGNNMLRLGNAGAAKFEHLIPPPNPSSIPMMHSSGFFMGDANQGPFPNKSLQGLMQLPDLQSNTNNSSASNLFNLGFFPNNSNASRVSSNENANTGSTSLVNSGFLNANLFNNVNGADQGTTLFSSNMGGDHVGSGTMSSLFNTSMQNISPYMSATALLQKAAQMGSTTSSNSPTSLLKGLGSSSTTGAKSVRPHVSTNFGSSFGNPTVGESLETQMESESQFQGLMNSLANGSSSIFGNEQDNSYTGFNSSNFSKVGEEKLHQSLAGSDKLTLDFLGVGGRVRNVGGGFPQGDQHSMQ; this comes from the exons ATGGCCGCCGCTTCATCATCTGCTACTTTCTTCGGCCGGGCaagggaagaaaatgaaaaccagATGATACAGCAACGTTCTTCAACAACCACTTCCTCTACTGTTCCAACCACAGAACCGCCAAAGAAGAGGAGGAATCAACCTGGAACACCAA ATCCAGATGCAGAGGTGATAGCACTATCTCCCAAGACCCTAATGGCAACAAACAGGTTCATATGTGAGGTATGCAACAAGGGGTTCCAAAGGGAGCAAAACCTACAGCTCCACAGAAGAGGACACAACCTACCTTGGAAGCTAAAGCAGAAGACTACAAAAGAAGTGAGGAGGAAGGTTTATCTGTGTCCCGAGCCCACATGCGTCCACCATGACCCTTCTAGAGCTCTTGGTGACCTTACTGGAATCAAAAAACACTACTCAAGGAAACACGGTGAGAAGAAATGGAAGTGTGAGAAGTGCTCAAAAAGATATGCTGTTCAATCTGATTGGAAAGCCCATTCTAAGACATGCGGTACTAGAGAATACAGATGTGACTGTGGTACTCTTTTCTCAAG GCGTGATAGTTTTATCACCCACAGAGCTTTTTGTGACGCACTAGCTCAGGAAAGTGCAAGGCATCCTACCAGCTTAAATACTATAGGAACTAATCTATATGGAAATAACCACATGAGCTTAGGCCTATCTCAAGTGGGTTCCCAAATTTCCCAGTTACAAGTTCATCACCCATCTGGTAATAACATGTTACGGCTGGGCAATGCTGGGGCAGCTAAATTCGAGCACCTAATTCCTCCACCTAATCCTTCTTCAATTCCGATGATGCATTCATCTGGTTTCTTCATGGGAGATGCAAATCAAGGACCATTTCCAAACAAATCCTTACAAGGGCTAATGCAACTTCCCGATCTTCAAAGCAACACTAACAACTCCTCAGCTTCCAATCTCTTTAACCTTGGCTTCTTTCCAAATAATAGCAACGCTAGCCGTGTAAGTAGCAATGAAAATGCCAACACTGGAAGCACCAGCTTAGTGAATTCCGGCTTCTTAAATGCGAACCTGTTCAACAATGTTAATGGTGCTGACCAAGGGACAACACTATTCTCCAGTAACATGGGTGGTGATCATGTCGGATCGGGTACTATGTCCTCCCTTTTCAACACTTCAATGCAAAATATCAGCCCATATATGTCTGCTACTGCATTGCTTCAAAAAGCCGCTCAAATGGGTTCAACTACGAGCAGCAACAGTCCAACTAGTTTACTGAAAGGCTTGGGGAGTTCTTCAACAACCGGTGCTAAATCTGTGAGGCCACATGTTTCCACCAACTTTGGCAGCAGTTTCGGCAATCCAACTGTAGGTGAAAGCTTAGAAACACAGATGGAAAGTGAAAGCCAATTTCAAGGATTGATGAATTCTCTTGCCAATGGGAGCTCATCAATTTTTGGAAATGAACAGGATAATAGCTACACGGGGTTTAATAGCTCAAATTTTAGCAAAGTAGGCGAAGAAAAGTTACATCAAAGTCTTGCAGGGTCAGATAAGCTGACGTTGGATTTTCTTGGTGTCGGAGGCAGGGTAAGAAACGTTGGTGGAGGGTTTCCTCAAGGGGATCAACATAGCATGCAATAA
- the LOC18101539 gene encoding protein indeterminate-domain 5, chloroplastic isoform X2, producing the protein MATNRFICEVCNKGFQREQNLQLHRRGHNLPWKLKQKTTKEVRRKVYLCPEPTCVHHDPSRALGDLTGIKKHYSRKHGEKKWKCEKCSKRYAVQSDWKAHSKTCGTREYRCDCGTLFSRRDSFITHRAFCDALAQESARHPTSLNTIGTNLYGNNHMSLGLSQVGSQISQLQVHHPSGNNMLRLGNAGAAKFEHLIPPPNPSSIPMMHSSGFFMGDANQGPFPNKSLQGLMQLPDLQSNTNNSSASNLFNLGFFPNNSNASRVSSNENANTGSTSLVNSGFLNANLFNNVNGADQGTTLFSSNMGGDHVGSGTMSSLFNTSMQNISPYMSATALLQKAAQMGSTTSSNSPTSLLKGLGSSSTTGAKSVRPHVSTNFGSSFGNPTVGESLETQMESESQFQGLMNSLANGSSSIFGNEQDNSYTGFNSSNFSKVGEEKLHQSLAGSDKLTLDFLGVGGRVRNVGGGFPQGDQHSMQ; encoded by the exons ATGGCAACAAACAGGTTCATATGTGAGGTATGCAACAAGGGGTTCCAAAGGGAGCAAAACCTACAGCTCCACAGAAGAGGACACAACCTACCTTGGAAGCTAAAGCAGAAGACTACAAAAGAAGTGAGGAGGAAGGTTTATCTGTGTCCCGAGCCCACATGCGTCCACCATGACCCTTCTAGAGCTCTTGGTGACCTTACTGGAATCAAAAAACACTACTCAAGGAAACACGGTGAGAAGAAATGGAAGTGTGAGAAGTGCTCAAAAAGATATGCTGTTCAATCTGATTGGAAAGCCCATTCTAAGACATGCGGTACTAGAGAATACAGATGTGACTGTGGTACTCTTTTCTCAAG GCGTGATAGTTTTATCACCCACAGAGCTTTTTGTGACGCACTAGCTCAGGAAAGTGCAAGGCATCCTACCAGCTTAAATACTATAGGAACTAATCTATATGGAAATAACCACATGAGCTTAGGCCTATCTCAAGTGGGTTCCCAAATTTCCCAGTTACAAGTTCATCACCCATCTGGTAATAACATGTTACGGCTGGGCAATGCTGGGGCAGCTAAATTCGAGCACCTAATTCCTCCACCTAATCCTTCTTCAATTCCGATGATGCATTCATCTGGTTTCTTCATGGGAGATGCAAATCAAGGACCATTTCCAAACAAATCCTTACAAGGGCTAATGCAACTTCCCGATCTTCAAAGCAACACTAACAACTCCTCAGCTTCCAATCTCTTTAACCTTGGCTTCTTTCCAAATAATAGCAACGCTAGCCGTGTAAGTAGCAATGAAAATGCCAACACTGGAAGCACCAGCTTAGTGAATTCCGGCTTCTTAAATGCGAACCTGTTCAACAATGTTAATGGTGCTGACCAAGGGACAACACTATTCTCCAGTAACATGGGTGGTGATCATGTCGGATCGGGTACTATGTCCTCCCTTTTCAACACTTCAATGCAAAATATCAGCCCATATATGTCTGCTACTGCATTGCTTCAAAAAGCCGCTCAAATGGGTTCAACTACGAGCAGCAACAGTCCAACTAGTTTACTGAAAGGCTTGGGGAGTTCTTCAACAACCGGTGCTAAATCTGTGAGGCCACATGTTTCCACCAACTTTGGCAGCAGTTTCGGCAATCCAACTGTAGGTGAAAGCTTAGAAACACAGATGGAAAGTGAAAGCCAATTTCAAGGATTGATGAATTCTCTTGCCAATGGGAGCTCATCAATTTTTGGAAATGAACAGGATAATAGCTACACGGGGTTTAATAGCTCAAATTTTAGCAAAGTAGGCGAAGAAAAGTTACATCAAAGTCTTGCAGGGTCAGATAAGCTGACGTTGGATTTTCTTGGTGTCGGAGGCAGGGTAAGAAACGTTGGTGGAGGGTTTCCTCAAGGGGATCAACATAGCATGCAATAA